The DNA sequence CATCGGTTTCACCGGCCGGTCGATGGTAACCATTGATGAGCTCCATGGCGTAGCCATTTGGAATTTTAATAATGATAATGCCGGACAAGTGCCTCTGGTTGAGATTCCACCCGGAAATCACGGCGATGTGCGGATGGCATTGACGCCGCCGGACGACCTGCTGCTGATTCTCTCCTATGACGACGGATTGCTTCAGGTTCGAAGCGGAGCCACGGGTCAGGTTTTTCAGGTTGGTCAGGAACCGTATCCCACATCTTCTTTCATTTCCCATCCCGATGGAAGTCGCGCGATCTTGGGTCGGCTCGATGGGGATTTGGTGCTCTGGTCGGCCGGCTTCTGCCGGCCGTCGCCCGGTGATATACGCTGCTTCGGCGGGTATAAGATCTGGAGGGGTTTGCGACCGGAAAGAGTGTCCAATGATGGAGAGGCTGACGGCGACGAAATGGAATTATTGCGAACCTACAGCTATGGAGACAGCAGTTGGACATTCGCGGGGATTGATACCCTTCGCTATTTTATAGATCCTGATTCCATCTCCGACCGGGGGATGGGATTCGAGGGGATGCTTCCAGGACCCGTCAATGGATTTCCCTACTATTACGCCATCACGCAGTTCGATCGGGTATTTGAGGACGGCAGTGTCTTTGATGTGAATGTCTGCGAACCGCAGGATAGCTGCGTTATTCGAGGGATTTACCGCGATCCAGAAACCGGGGAAATGATCTCGATCATTCCCCGCCGCTCTCCGCGAACGGAGAAGCCCATATTGGGAAAGGTGTGGGTCATACCGAATCCCTACGAGAAGAACCGCGTTGATTGGGATGATTATACATTCCCTCATGTCCGTTTCGTAAATCTGCCGAGTGAAGCGGAGATTCGAATATACACATTGGCCGGCGACCTTGTCCGTATCATCCAACATGGTCGTGATTCTTTGAACCAGTTGTCAGGCGAGGAAAATTGGGATCTCAAGAATGGTGACGGGGAGAATGTTGTCTCTGGTGTATACTTCTATACCGTCAGGACTCCCGAAGGAAAAGTCTCTCGAGGGTTTTTAACTCTTATTTTATAAGCCGTGAAGATTTTTGAATGTTTACATAATGGCCGGGGGAAGGGATACCTGCTTCTCCTGGCTGTTTTGCTGATTGGCTTGTTAAGACTGGCCTATTTTTATAATTATTCGCATCAACTCCCCTATCTGCAGTCCCCGATCGTCGATGCCCAGGTCTATGATGAATGGGCTCAGACTTTGGCAAACGGAGATTGGGCGGGAAACAAGGCCTTTTACCGCGCGCCCCTCTACCCGTACGTTCTGGGGATAATTTATTTTTTTTCCGGGCCGGAAAAGGGCCGTGTTGTCGCTGTCCTCCTTCAACTGGCCCTCGGCATTCTGAGTGTGATCCTTCTTTATCGTACCGGATGCCGCTTGTTGGACCGGCGGGCCGCTTCAGCCGCCGCTCTGCTCTTCGCCTTTTGCGGCCCCATCGTATTTTATGAGACAAAGCTATTACCCACATCCACCGGAATTTTCCTCCAAATCCTAACCCTTTCCATCTTCGTCAGGGCCTGGTCAAGCCACCGGAAAGGAGACCTGTTCAGCGCCGGGCTTGCAGCGGGGGTCTATGCGCTGGTGCGGCCCAATGCCCTTCTTTTTGCCGGCCTTCTATTTCTTATCGGTATGTGGAGAGAGGTATGCCGGAATGACAGGGGGAGTGTGCTCCGCTGGCTGTGGATGCCTGTGGGATGCCTTTTAATCTTGTCGCCTGTAACAATACATAATTACATCGCTTCAAAGGATCTGGTGCTGATCTCTTCAAACGGCGGGATGACCTTTTACCAGGGAAACAATGAGGAAAGTCAAAGCGGGCTCATGACGGTTCCCCAAAGACTCCATTCCTTTGCTAATGCTCAACAGCAGGAGGCGCTGGAGGAGTACGTCACCCAGCACGAAGTCGGCCGTTCACTGAAACCTTCGGAGCGTTCCCGCTATTGGCTTCAACAAGGACTTCGATTTTGGCGTGAGAATCCCCTCCGGGCGCTACGGCTGGTGTCACTGAAAGGGATTAAGGCCCTGGGCCTTTACGAGTACCCCAACAATTATTCCTTTCAGATCGAGAGGAAGTTCGTTTGGACTCTGAAGGGGTACCCTGTTCCCTTCGGCTTCATTCTTTTTCTGGGCACTTTAGGCTGGCTCTGGTTGCCCCGCCGCCATCCGGCCGCGAAGATCCTGCCCGCCGCTGTTGCGGTGGGGCTGCTGACCAA is a window from the Candidatus Eisenbacteria bacterium genome containing:
- a CDS encoding tetratricopeptide repeat protein; translation: MKIFECLHNGRGKGYLLLLAVLLIGLLRLAYFYNYSHQLPYLQSPIVDAQVYDEWAQTLANGDWAGNKAFYRAPLYPYVLGIIYFFSGPEKGRVVAVLLQLALGILSVILLYRTGCRLLDRRAASAAALLFAFCGPIVFYETKLLPTSTGIFLQILTLSIFVRAWSSHRKGDLFSAGLAAGVYALVRPNALLFAGLLFLIGMWREVCRNDRGSVLRWLWMPVGCLLILSPVTIHNYIASKDLVLISSNGGMTFYQGNNEESQSGLMTVPQRLHSFANAQQQEALEEYVTQHEVGRSLKPSERSRYWLQQGLRFWRENPLRALRLVSLKGIKALGLYEYPNNYSFQIERKFVWTLKGYPVPFGFILFLGTLGWLWLPRRHPAAKILPAAVAVGLLTNLIFFVTSRYRLEMIPALALLAGWGCVESVRRIRNGRIGWREGLAVAVLAGLFLLPPGAGRRSQESIMWLHLGVMHYEAGRLSEAEPALRRALELQPENVQARSQLTMVLTAAGRFGEAEQILSPALAAGAPHPTALWAAGELRAAIGDTLGATAALREATRRAPRLEPVHLALARLQTRSGQIDDAVSQLKAALKAGAATREIGLQLGDLLLQSGRTAEAESLLVSLREEHPHDAEIHRLLLKALLTTGLKEKVRSYWSYPALPADWPRARADRLLEILLMMDDPPQRMDDLSAEEWSLFQEILPRRAGSEGGAERRLP